One Sporohalobacter salinus genomic window carries:
- a CDS encoding thiamine pyrophosphate-binding protein — protein sequence MQNKNFTDVIIDQLNKWNIEHIYGYAGDTILEFFSALEDSPIKLYTSKHEGTAGLMASAEAKLNDELAVCVAHSGPGTANIINGIGDAYSDKVPLLLITGQVPTWNIGTNYKQFVNQLELTKPLTVFSSLVTNPDSIVDLMVKAMTMSIVKGGVSHLAIPMDLWQSETNALPREYPDHLNKKEIPEENTIKKAASKINQANKPIILYGRGAKNCKEELKKLAQQIDAGLIYTLPAKGIIPDNYSLSLGGLGLAGSDIASQLLNETDLIINFGATWWPMDYVPRQPEIIQFDTVKENIGATHPVELGILGDIKESLALLLEKISEKDNQDWRSKIDSVRENWLNDLEEKIEITETPLTPKSVIQTISKKTENNEIISLDSGDNVVWFGKYFTDQCQDILVSGSWRTMGFGVPASLAAKINQPKAPVTSITGDGGIGMVLAEILTAVRYDLPVRIIIMNNGTLAMEKNRMITANLTPEEVDLTNPDFVDLAESCNAKGFRPESIGELENILDQTQQLNEVAVIDVPTQPSTVPGTKLM from the coding sequence ATGCAGAATAAAAATTTCACTGATGTAATTATTGACCAATTAAACAAATGGAACATTGAGCATATTTACGGCTATGCCGGAGATACGATTCTAGAATTCTTTTCTGCTCTTGAAGATTCACCTATTAAGCTATATACTTCAAAACATGAAGGAACTGCTGGACTAATGGCTTCAGCAGAAGCAAAACTAAATGACGAATTAGCCGTCTGTGTAGCTCACAGTGGTCCTGGCACAGCCAATATTATTAACGGAATCGGTGATGCCTATAGTGATAAAGTACCACTTTTATTAATTACAGGTCAAGTTCCAACCTGGAATATAGGAACTAATTATAAACAGTTTGTGAATCAATTAGAATTAACTAAGCCATTAACTGTCTTTTCTAGTCTTGTTACCAATCCAGATTCTATAGTTGATTTAATGGTTAAAGCAATGACCATGTCAATTGTAAAAGGAGGCGTCAGCCATTTAGCTATTCCTATGGATTTATGGCAGTCTGAAACTAATGCTCTCCCTCGAGAATACCCTGATCATTTAAATAAAAAAGAAATTCCAGAAGAAAATACTATTAAAAAAGCAGCAAGTAAAATAAATCAAGCTAATAAGCCAATTATCCTCTATGGACGCGGTGCAAAAAATTGTAAAGAAGAACTAAAAAAACTGGCCCAACAAATTGATGCCGGACTAATTTATACACTTCCAGCTAAAGGAATAATTCCAGATAATTATTCTCTATCTCTTGGAGGCTTAGGACTAGCAGGTAGTGACATAGCAAGTCAATTATTAAATGAAACAGATTTGATTATCAACTTTGGAGCGACTTGGTGGCCCATGGATTATGTCCCGCGCCAGCCTGAAATAATTCAATTTGATACAGTTAAAGAAAATATCGGGGCAACACATCCAGTAGAATTAGGAATTTTAGGTGATATTAAAGAATCTCTTGCTTTGCTGCTAGAAAAAATATCAGAAAAAGATAATCAAGATTGGCGATCAAAAATTGACTCCGTACGTGAAAACTGGTTAAATGATTTAGAAGAAAAGATTGAAATTACTGAAACGCCTTTAACTCCGAAATCTGTTATTCAAACTATCAGCAAAAAAACTGAAAATAATGAAATTATATCCCTTGATTCCGGAGATAATGTAGTCTGGTTTGGCAAATACTTTACAGACCAATGTCAAGATATCTTAGTTTCAGGCAGTTGGCGTACTATGGGATTTGGAGTACCAGCATCTTTAGCTGCTAAAATTAATCAACCCAAAGCTCCTGTAACCTCTATTACTGGAGACGGCGGTATTGGTATGGTATTAGCTGAAATATTAACAGCAGTTAGATATGATCTGCCCGTTAGAATTATTATTATGAATAATGGCACGCTAGCCATGGAAAAGAATAGAATGATCACAGCTAATCTTACACCAGAAGAAGTAGATCTAACTAACCCTGATTTTGTTGACTTGGCTGAATCATGTAACGCAAAAGGATTTAGGCCAGAAAGCATTGGAGAATTAGAAAATATTCTAGACCAAACCCAACAATTGAATGAAGTAGCCGTTATTGACGTACCTACTCAACCTTCTACAGTACCCGGAACTAAATTAATGTAA
- a CDS encoding ABC transporter permease yields MYMFKRLKTVLNKYLTKDSVTEEHGKYLKKMRLREVSIKILQILILVVLIVGWQLAAKHKVIDPFITSYPSQILKTVYQMAMNGKLFRHIWVTVYETLIGFSFGSIGGLMIATILWWSDYLSQIFEPFIIVLNALPKMALGPVLIIWLGNGTIAIIGMALLISIIVTIMMVYNGFRETDKNKIKLLKTLGANKFEIFKKVVLPENLPTIFAALKVNIGLSLVGTIVGEFLVSEAGLGYLIVYGGQVFKLNLVMTSVIILSILAGGLYYLIAWLEKKVIKWEK; encoded by the coding sequence ATGTATATGTTTAAAAGATTGAAAACTGTGTTAAATAAATATTTAACTAAAGATTCAGTTACAGAAGAGCATGGTAAGTATCTAAAAAAAATGAGGTTGCGAGAGGTCAGCATAAAGATATTACAAATTTTAATTTTAGTAGTTTTAATTGTAGGTTGGCAGTTGGCAGCTAAACATAAAGTTATTGATCCATTTATTACCAGCTATCCCTCCCAAATTTTGAAGACAGTTTATCAAATGGCAATGAATGGTAAGTTGTTTAGACATATTTGGGTAACAGTATATGAGACTTTAATTGGATTTTCGTTTGGTTCTATTGGTGGGTTAATGATTGCAACTATTTTATGGTGGTCTGACTATCTATCTCAGATTTTTGAACCATTTATTATTGTATTGAATGCATTACCGAAGATGGCTTTAGGGCCAGTATTGATTATTTGGTTAGGAAATGGTACTATAGCCATAATTGGTATGGCACTTTTGATTTCAATTATAGTTACAATCATGATGGTCTATAATGGATTTAGAGAGACAGATAAGAATAAGATAAAGCTACTTAAAACTCTAGGAGCAAATAAATTTGAGATTTTTAAGAAGGTAGTCTTACCGGAGAATTTACCTACTATTTTTGCAGCTTTAAAAGTAAATATAGGTCTTTCTTTAGTAGGAACTATAGTAGGGGAGTTTTTAGTTTCGGAAGCTGGATTAGGATATCTAATTGTTTATGGAGGACAGGTTTTTAAATTAAATTTAGTAATGACAAGTGTTATTATTTTATCTATTTTAGCTGGTGGACTTTATTATTTAATAGCCTGGCTGGAAAAGAAGGTTATTAAGTGGGAAAAGTAG